From one Henningerozyma blattae CBS 6284 chromosome 1, complete genome genomic stretch:
- the TBLA0A00660 gene encoding glutathione peroxidase (similar to Saccharomyces cerevisiae HYR1 (YIR037W) and GPX1 (YKL026C); ancestral locus Anc_2.670), whose protein sequence is MSEFYKLIAVDTDKKPYPFSQLKGKVVLIVNVYLHFGYMPQYKELEILYEKYKDRGFVILAFPCAQFEHEARDSPDEIQEDIKQLEFVTKFPIMNEVNVNGPDTNPVYKYLKSKVTDSLGLRNIKWNFAKFLIDRDGNVVNRYSSLVKPSSLENIIERLLDKNETWHVV, encoded by the coding sequence ATGTCtgaattttataaattaattgcCGTTGATACTGATAAAAAACCTTACCCATTTTCTCAATTGAAGGGAAAAGTTGTATTAATTGTTAATGTGTACCTTCATTTTGGTTACATGCCACAATATAAAGAActagaaatattatatgaaaaatataaagacaGAGGTTTTGTTATCTTAGCTTTCCCATGTGCTCAATTTGAACATGAAGCAAGAGATAGTCCGGATGAAATTCAAGAAGATATTAAACAATTAGAATTTGTAACGAAATTTCCTATAATGAACGAGGTCAACGTTAATGGTCCAGATACAAATCCAGTGTATAAATATCTGAAATCTAAAGTAACAGATTCTTTGGgattaagaaatattaaatggAATTTTGCAAAATTTCTGATCGACAGGGATGGTAACGTTGTTAATCGTTACTCCTCACTGGTGAAACCTTCATCCTTGGAAAATATCATTGAACGtttattagataaaaatgaaaccTGGCATGTCGTTTAA
- the PAN3 gene encoding PAN-complex poly(A)-binding subunit PAN3 (similar to Saccharomyces cerevisiae PAN3 (YKL025C); ancestral locus Anc_2.669): MDKSNNSWAKSIPCRNVTIYGHCKKQVDGCPFSHEVPNTVVNNEGSTTTTSNSISDTVSGAIAHSDLGSTNISANLPSLPSSALSSTGMNAASSTNSVPASILNTPTSSSTITGTTSSSAMNNSINPTASSTTNNVPRFDARASASFTPMAMSMSASRSSENAVVPGGIPPSLTASLSAASPAATNISVASPAAGASPTPVSLGMTPFEYDYPHPAQNAMGSILQHHLYAPDPPPHLQLALSPHEDTPATLFIPNALREQLLQRNTAAIQTWPSGGALPDVVRDYYGLVPLDFHRNDGLLKNRYFDHKNSLYKVFSNKDGKVYVLRRIHSLDEKNKNINIDIVNLRSIFTKWNKLDNINLIRLNDIFTTTSFGDVSLCSVMEYYPSALSIFEKHFIHFPLVPLTMKYIWGYLVQLVNVLREIHTHGLFAGDDLDWNKIIVTGDPGRIKLNVNISKFILNENLNFKKFTKEEVLKEQNLDFQRLGELCLQLAKKVQPSATNGSTLSALNNQTNSTTSLNLENKSAMNTSTNLNESISSSLHFTNNSNGTKNEGLDDDKKIDGTTIFNEKGEFQNLNISPEIESEIQNLNNVDNQFKLVLRYLFRDSSIKEESQEKRQKKFQEFSNLFYDKIFEYLNVSQKHIEYIENILAKELENARLFRLICKLNCIFGRLESRIDINWSESGEKFPIILFYDYVFHQVNNTGKSVMDLTHVIRCLNKLDAGVKEKIMLVTPDEMNCIIISYKELKNLIDMTFRSMI; this comes from the coding sequence ATGGATAAATCCAATAATTCGTGGGCTAAAAGCATTCCTTGCAGAAATGTGACTATCTATGGCCATTGTAAGAAACAAGTGGATGGCTGTCCCTTTAGTCATGAAGTCCCAAATACTGTAGTTAATAATGAAGGATCTACTACTACAACAAGTAATTCAATTTCTGATACGGTGTCTGGGGCTATTGCCCACAGTGACCTGGGATCAACGAATATTTCGGCAAATCTCCCATCTTTGCCTAGTTCTGCGTTATCTTCAACTGGTATGAACGCAGCCTCTAGTACCAACTCAGTACCTGCTTCTATACTAAACACTCCAACTTCTAGTTCTACCATTACAGGAACTACTTCTTCAAGTGCTATGAATAATTCCATAAACCCTACTGCATCTTCAACGACAAACAATGTCCCAAGGTTCGATGCTAGAGCTTCTGCAAGTTTTACACCAATGGCTATGTCAATGTCTGCTTCTAGAAGTTCAGAAAATGCAGTTGTCCCAGGTGGAATACCACCTTCTTTGACTGCTAGCTTGTCTGCAGCAAGTCCAGCAGCTACAAATATATCAGTAGCTAGTCCTGCAGCAGGTGCAAGTCCTACACCAGTATCATTAGGAATGACTCCTtttgaatatgattatCCACATCCAGCTCAAAATGCAATGGGTAGTATACTACAACATCATTTGTATGCACCTGATCCACCTCCACATTTACAATTGGCATTGAGCCCGCATGAAGATACTCCGGcaactttatttattccCAATGCTTTAAGAGAACAACTACTACAAAGAAATACAGCTGCAATCCAAACTTGGCCTTCTGGAGGTGCACTGCCAGATGTTGTACGAGATTATTATGGTCTAGTTCCTTTAGATTTTCATAGAAATGATggattattgaaaaatcgTTATTTTGACCATAAAAATTCGTTGTATAAAGTTTTTAGTAATAAAGACGGTAAAGTCTATGTTTTACGTCGAATTCATTCCCttgatgaaaaaaacaaaaatatcaatatcgACATCGTTAATTTAAGATCTATTTTTACTAAATGGAATAAgcttgataatattaaccTTATTCGACTGAATGATATCTTTACTACGACAAGCTTTGGGGATGTTTCTCTTTGTAGTGTAATGGAATATTATCCTTCAgcattatcaatatttgaaaaacatTTTATACATTTTCCCCTTGTACCATTAActatgaaatatatttgggGTTATTTGGTACAATTGGTTAATGTATTAAGAGAAATTCACACACACGGGTTATTTGCTGGAGATGATTTAGAttggaataaaataattgtaacAGGAGACCCGGGTAGAATTAAGCtaaatgtaaatatatctaaatttatactcaatgaaaatttaaattttaagaaattcACGAAGGAAgaagttttaaaagaacaaaattTAGATTTCCAAAGATTAGGTGAATTATGTTTACAGTTAGCAAAGAAAGTCCAACCATCTGCAACAAATGGCAGTACGCTATCTGCGCTGAACAATCAAACTAATTCTACCACGTCATTAAATTTAGAGAATAAATCTGCTATGAATACATCTACTAATTTGAACGAAAGTATTTCATCTTCTCTTCattttacaaataattctaatggaACAAAAAATGAGGGGTTAGATGacgataaaaaaattgatggGACTACTATATTTAATGAGAAGGgagaatttcaaaatctaAATATCAGTCCTGAAATAGAATCTGAAatccaaaatttaaataatgtagacaatcaatttaaattgGTATTACGTTATTTATTTCGAGACTCTAGtattaaagaagaatcaCAAGAAAagagacaaaaaaaatttcaagaattttCTAATCTGTTCtatgataaaatatttgaatatttgaatgtTAGCCAAAAACATATCGAATATATAGAAAACATCTTGGCGAAGGAATTAGAAAATGCCAGACTATTCAGATTAATCTGCAAATTGAACTGCATATTTGGTCGATTAGAATCTCGAATTGATATCAACTGGTCGGAAAGTGGAGAGaaatttccaataattttattttatgaTTATGTCTTTCACCAAGTTAATAATACAGGCAAGAGTGTAATGGATTTGACACATGTCATACGATGCTTAAATAAACTAGATGCAGGTGTCAAGGAGAAAATTATGCTAGTGACACCTGATGAAATgaattgtattattattagttataaagaattaaaaaatttaattgacATGACGTTTAGATCTATGATATGA